ACAAAGGGGCACAGGGTATCACACAGCAGCACCGTGCCCTCCGCGCCAGGGCGAGGGGACAGTGGGGCGGGGGAGCCCAGCTTTGGGACATCTGGCACATCTGGCCGTCCCATCGGCAGCAGCTTCCTCAGCGGGGAGCCGCTCTCTTCCTCCTGCCAAAAGCAGAAGGAGGGAGAAACGTGTGAAGTCTGGTCCCCGGGGGATGCCCCACGACCCCCCAGGAGCCCCGTTTGCTGCAGGTGGAACAGGGCTTACAGGTTCGGGAGGTCCTGCAGGAGTTTTCTCACCCAGGGGGTGTCAGGATCCACGCAGACCCTCTCGAGGCTTTTTAGCTTAATCCTGAAAACACACGTGGGGTTTGAGCACAGCCACACACCCCCCTCCTCCAGCGCAGGGGCTGCAGCACCCGAGCCCCCCGCTCTTCCCATACGGAGCGCAAAGCTGCAATAGTTCTGAACTCGGGGAGGGTGGGGGGCAGAGGGTTCCTCGCCCTCCCCAGCAGGCACTTACAGGACCTCGGGGCGCCGGCAGCTGCTCCCCGCGGGCCGCACCTCCACGCTGCTGTACCTGCGCGGGGGGATGAAGCTCCGCGTGGTCTTGGCGCAGCGGCAGCTCAGGTTGCCGTTGGCTTCCAGGAGAGCTGTTGGGGATGGGGGAGGCACACGGCCGTGGCTCACACACCACCCAAAACCCCCCCACcatccccaaaacctccccaggaaATGCAACTCCTGCTGGGACACGCTTGCCAAAGAGCCCCGGTGACATTAACCCCCCCAAGATGCCACCTCCAAAATAGCTCCCCTCCCTTCCTCAgcaccctgcagccccagcctgggCACGGGGACCCTCACCTGCATCCCCGGGGGCGTGTGtggccagcagcacccccaggagCAGGGCAGCCCGCGCAGCCATGCCAGCGCATCCCGCCCCACGCGTGGCCCCTATTTGAGGCGCGCGATGGAGAAGTGAGCGGCGGGAGGGCCCGGGCTCGGGGTGGGTTTTGCCCGCGCTCTTCCCTGCTGACGCTGCTGGCTGACGAGAAAAAGCAGCTCCGGGCTTGGCTTCCTGAAAGCGGCTCCGTTTTCCCCTTCCTACGAAGCCGGGTCTTGCGAAGATATCATCAATTCCCCCCACCGCTTtttgcctgcctgcctgcacaTTTTCTAGggctgttttccttcttttttttccatgatCAGCTATTACTCATCCCTCCTAACTCCAGAATTCCCCCTCGCAAGGCGCATCCCGGCCACAGCTCTGCTCGCTTTTTGCTTTTGGCTCATCCCCCCCGCGGCAAATCACCCCAAAGCTCTGCAGTGCCCTCGCACCCATCCTCTCTATTTCCTTATCAGCCAGTGCTGCTTTAGAAAAGCCTTTCAGCCGCCTACAAACCCATCCCGAACGGCAGTGTTTGGTGTGGGGTGCACCGCCTCAATCGCTCGGCTGCTTGCTCACAAATATTGGCCCTAAAATGGGCACAGACAGAGCAAAGAGGCCACAATGAGGTTGTGTTAGGAAGGAGCTTTGCtccccaccagccgtgctgggtCTGCTGCAAGTTAAGGGCTGGGACACCCATCCTTTCGTAGAATCACAgcacggtttgggttggaagggaccttagaagGTCCTTTCCCGGCCCTTGTCTCATTCCTCCATCTAAAAGGGGTTTTCATCGCCCAGCACACCTGCActgccctcctgctcctgcctaTGACAGAAATACCTCACCTGACACACATTCAAACGCACATCTTAATGCCCTGGTGTCATCTATAGAGCATCAATACAAGAGCGGCGGATGCAAAGGACGGTAGATTCAACTCAACACTGGGGTTTATCAAAGCTCTGCCAAGTTTCTTCGAAACTAGGAAATCCAGGCAAAATACAACAGCAAAAAACCACAGATTTTATTTGAGCTCTCAGGACAGAACACACCACGCTGTGCAATTAAAAGCCCAGACACACGCTCTGTTGATGAGCGTTTCGTGCCAAAAAGAGTCACAAAGTCATTCCAACAGGGACGGCAGCAGCCCCCACGGAAAAACACTGTGAAATCTATAGGTGAGTAAATAAACGTTCACAGTCACCCTGATCCGGGGATCACCCCCAGGAACCCGGCGTGGGGCTCCGGGGAGGGACGCGGGGCCAGGTgtgggcagcggggctggcgcCCCCGCCCGGCGCGGGGCTCCCGACACAGCCTCCTCCGCGGGAAACTCATCTTTTCTTCCTGCGAAAAGCAGAAGGAGCAGAAATGTGTGAGTGCTGGCAGAAAGCTGGGCCCGGGGAGGAAGCTCCGGTGCAGCTGAAGGAAGTCACGGCTGCTTCCCCGGGACAAGCGTCACCCGTGGGGACATCTCCTGGCCACCCCGTGCTGTGCCGGGTGACCCAAACCAAGTGGCTTTCTCAGCTGAGCATCAACACCAAGGCACTCGCAATGGCCAAACGCTGCTCCCACCACcaatttccccccccaaaaatacAATGTTTTCTGCCAAAATGTGTTTGGAGGCGCAGCGCTGTGCTCCAGCAGCGGAGAGCACCACCCACAGGGCAGCATCGCCCCGCCGCCGCTTTGCACGGCAATTCTCACCCCGCTTCATCCTGGGAGGGGGTCctgtgaccccccagcaccccctgagAGCGCCCCCAGGGCCACAGATGTGAGGGGACACTGTCCACGGCCACCGGGGCCACGGGGTCCTCCCCAGCTCCACTTACGTGCTGGCGATGCGCTTCAGCAGCTTCTTCACCCAGGGGGCGTCGGGGTTCACGCACACCTTCCCCGAGGGCTTTAACTTAATTCTGCAAGGCAGAGGAGAGTTCCTGAGCGCTGCCCTCGGAAGGCAGGGGCCGGGCAGGCGGAGCTGATCCGCCAGGCTCAGCGCCCGGAGCAGCGCCGCAGAGCGCACGAAGCTGCTTGCAGCAGCGAGAACCCGCGGAACGGTCACCAAAAAGCAGCGTGCAACACATTCCCATGCAAAGCACACGCGGCCACGGGGGCTACTGGGCAGTTAATTTTCCCTGCAGATGTACACAGACAGGAGCTGTTGGTGATTAAGGGCAGTGCATCAACAGCAGGATTGATAGGGCTGTTGAAATACCATACCAGAGGACACAAACGCATCAGCGTCTCACACTTGAGCTTAACTTAGTCCGGACAGGAGTAACAAGGTAAGGGCTTGACCCGAGATGCTGTTTGCTCTCGGTATCAATGGTGGAAAAAGTGGTTACAGCTCACCCTGCCTTGGTGTCTGAGAGCTTGACTCCTCCAAACTGCAGACACGCTCCCATACTGGAAATCACCCTTTCCCCTGCTCAAAAGGGTTGTTtgggtcctggggacccctgGCACATGAACTCTAGTGCATCTCCTCCCCTGGAGGCAAGCTGATGTTTTCCAGAGCAAGCCTGTTGGCGTTTTTGTAAagctttgcttttcagaaagggagcggagaagcacagcagcagcagcagaagaaggCGGCGCAGCCCAGAAGCCGGAGGAGAAAGAGCTTTCAGCCCCGTGAGCCGCTCGTGCCACCTACATGATCTCCGGCCGTCTGCAGCTGCTTCCCACGGGCCTTATCTCGATGCTTTCGTATCTCTTCGGACTGATGTAGTCCGAAGTTGTCTTGGCACACCTACAGCTCAGGTTTCCGTTCACCTCCAGGATggctgagagagagagaaagtggCAACTTACAAACGGTGTTGTTTAGAGATGCAGCAGCTCCAAATTTCCCTTAGCGAGCCAAATAAATTGTCCCTTTCTGTACTTTTGGTGACAACGCCTCTTTATCTGCACCTGTACCTGGATACCCCGCTCTTACACAGGTCCTGAAAGCTGAACCGGCTCCTACCAGAGGAGGAAGATTGTGGCTTTTCCTTGGCTACAAGAGAAACCCCGAGCTAAGCATCCAGTCCCTGGCTCCTCTGCTGTGTTTGGGCATGGGATGCAGGCGACGCTGTCCCATGGCCAGGACCACGGGATGCAGGCGATGCCGTCCCATGGTCAGGACCACAGTGATGCAGGCGATGCTGTCCTATGGCCAGGACCACGGGATGCAGGCGACGCCGTCCCATGACCAGGACCACAGGGATGCAGGCGATGCTGTCCTATGGCCAGGACCACAGAAAGGCAAGTGATGCCGTCCCATGGCCAGGACCACGGGATGCAAGCGATGCCATCCCATGGCCAGGACCACAGGGATGCAGGTGATGCCGTCCCATGGCCAGGACCACAGGGATTCAGGCGACGCCGTCCCATGGCCAGGACCACGGGATGCAGGCTGGGACCTGCCATCCACAGCACCTCCGCACGGATGCCCCAAGCTCACCTGCGTGGGCTGCGTGggacaccagcagcagcagcaacagccctGGGAGC
This genomic stretch from Patagioenas fasciata isolate bPatFas1 chromosome 4, bPatFas1.hap1, whole genome shotgun sequence harbors:
- the LOC136101408 gene encoding C-X-C motif chemokine 13-like, producing MAARAALLLGVLLATHAPGDAALLEANGNLSCRCAKTTRSFIPPRRYSSVEVRPAGSSCRRPEVLIKLKSLERVCVDPDTPWVRKLLQDLPNLRKRAAPR